One segment of Streptomyces sp. NA02950 DNA contains the following:
- a CDS encoding sugar ABC transporter ATP-binding protein, producing the protein MSTTPCVTEPPRPDSELLRMEGVRKTFPGVVALDGVDFDLRRGEVHVLLGENGAGKSTLIKMLSGAHRPDGGRILVDGGEVRIGNAQDAERLGIATIYQEFNLVPDLSVAENIFLGRQPRRFGMIDRHTMHRRAAGLLARVGVDVSPKTRVRDLGIARLQMVEIAKALSLEARVLIMDEPTAVLTTEEVDKLFRIVRALREDGVGVVFITHHLEEIAALGDRVTVLRDGRSVTQVPAATDQDELVRLMVGRSIEQQYPRERADAGEPLLKVEGLTRDGSFHDIGFEVRAGEVVGLAGLVGAGRTEVVRALFGADPYDSGTVEVAGVPLPRHDVVAAMAAGVGLVPEDRKGQGLVLDASVQENLGLVTLRSATRAGIVDRAGQRRAAARVAGQLAVRMAGLDQRVRTLSGGNQQKVVIGKWLLAKSRVLILDEPTRGIDVGAKVEIYQLINELTASGHAVLMISSDLPEVLGMSDRVLVMSQGRIAGELTAREATQDAVMALAVKDVKAAKDAKDTDEGVGVTEKEGTRGN; encoded by the coding sequence ATGAGCACGACGCCCTGTGTCACCGAGCCGCCGCGCCCGGACTCCGAACTGCTGCGGATGGAGGGCGTCCGCAAGACCTTCCCCGGTGTGGTCGCCCTGGACGGCGTCGACTTCGATCTGCGCCGCGGTGAGGTGCACGTCCTGCTGGGCGAGAACGGCGCGGGCAAGAGCACGCTCATCAAGATGCTCTCCGGTGCCCATCGTCCCGACGGCGGCCGCATCCTCGTCGACGGCGGCGAGGTACGCATCGGCAATGCCCAGGACGCCGAACGGCTCGGTATCGCCACCATCTACCAGGAGTTCAACCTGGTCCCCGACCTCAGCGTCGCCGAGAACATCTTCCTGGGCCGCCAGCCGCGCCGCTTCGGCATGATCGACCGTCATACGATGCACCGGCGCGCCGCCGGACTCCTCGCCCGGGTCGGGGTGGACGTCTCCCCCAAGACCCGGGTGCGGGACCTGGGCATCGCCCGGCTCCAGATGGTCGAGATCGCCAAGGCGCTCAGCCTGGAGGCGCGCGTACTGATCATGGACGAACCGACCGCGGTGCTCACCACCGAGGAGGTCGACAAGCTCTTCCGGATCGTGCGCGCCCTGCGCGAGGACGGGGTGGGCGTCGTCTTCATCACCCACCACCTGGAGGAGATCGCCGCCCTGGGCGACCGGGTCACCGTCCTGCGCGACGGCCGCAGCGTCACCCAGGTCCCGGCCGCCACCGACCAGGACGAGCTGGTGCGGCTGATGGTCGGCCGCTCCATCGAGCAGCAGTACCCGCGCGAGCGGGCCGACGCCGGTGAACCGCTGCTGAAGGTCGAGGGGCTCACCCGCGACGGCAGCTTCCACGACATCGGCTTCGAGGTGCGCGCCGGTGAAGTGGTGGGCCTGGCCGGTCTGGTGGGCGCGGGCCGCACCGAGGTGGTGCGGGCGCTGTTCGGCGCCGACCCCTACGACTCCGGCACCGTCGAGGTCGCGGGCGTTCCCCTGCCCCGCCATGACGTGGTGGCCGCCATGGCCGCCGGTGTCGGCCTGGTGCCGGAGGACCGCAAGGGCCAGGGCCTGGTCCTGGACGCCTCCGTGCAGGAGAACCTCGGCCTGGTGACCCTGCGGTCCGCCACCCGCGCGGGCATCGTCGACCGGGCCGGGCAGCGGCGCGCCGCCGCGCGCGTCGCGGGACAGCTGGCCGTCCGGATGGCCGGTCTCGACCAGCGGGTGCGCACCCTCTCCGGCGGCAATCAGCAGAAGGTCGTCATCGGCAAATGGCTGCTCGCCAAGAGCAGGGTGCTGATCCTCGACGAGCCGACCCGCGGCATCGACGTGGGCGCCAAGGTCGAGATCTACCAGCTCATCAATGAACTCACCGCATCGGGCCACGCCGTCCTGATGATCTCCAGCGACCTCCCCGAGGTGCTGGGGATGAGCGACCGCGTCCTGGTGATGTCCCAGGGCCGGATCGCCGGAGAGCTGACCGCGCGGGAAGCGACCCAGGACGCCGTGATGGCCCTGGCAGTGAAGGACGTCAAAGCCGCCAAAGACGCCAAAGACACCGACGAAGGCG
- a CDS encoding LacI family DNA-binding transcriptional regulator has protein sequence MPAIKDVAQRAGVSVATVSRVLNHHPSVRADTRERVLAAVAALGYRPNAVARSLRTDQTRALGLVISDVLNPFFTELARSVEDAARDLGYSVVIGNADERPDLQDHHVRTLMDRRIDGLLVSPTDGGSPMMLDAARTGTPMVFVDRWIEGEGLAGVPVVRTDGRDAIRDLVAHLHALGHRRLAIIAGPAATTTGRERVDAFRAALREFGLALDDGHIGQGDFQADSGRRVTARFLDLPHPPDAVFAADNLMALGAMDEIRARGLRVPDDIALAAFDDIPWFVHTDPPITAIAQPTGDLGRAAVRALVDLVEGRPAESVTLSARLVTRRSCGEPEGSTP, from the coding sequence ATGCCGGCCATCAAGGACGTGGCGCAACGGGCCGGGGTCTCCGTCGCGACGGTTTCGCGGGTGCTCAACCATCACCCCTCCGTCCGCGCGGACACCCGGGAGCGCGTACTGGCCGCCGTCGCCGCCCTCGGCTACCGCCCCAACGCCGTGGCCCGCTCGCTGCGCACCGACCAGACCCGGGCGCTCGGACTGGTCATCAGCGATGTGCTGAATCCTTTCTTCACCGAGTTGGCCCGCTCCGTCGAGGACGCTGCCCGCGACCTCGGCTACAGCGTGGTGATCGGCAACGCCGATGAACGGCCCGATCTCCAGGACCACCACGTCCGCACCCTGATGGACCGCCGTATCGACGGGCTGCTGGTCTCCCCCACCGACGGCGGCTCGCCGATGATGCTGGACGCCGCCCGCACCGGGACACCCATGGTCTTCGTCGACCGCTGGATCGAGGGCGAGGGCCTGGCCGGGGTGCCGGTGGTGCGCACCGACGGCCGGGACGCCATCCGCGATCTGGTGGCCCATCTGCACGCGCTCGGCCACCGCAGGCTCGCCATCATCGCGGGCCCGGCGGCCACGACCACCGGACGCGAGCGGGTGGACGCCTTCCGCGCGGCGCTGCGGGAGTTCGGTCTCGCACTGGACGACGGCCACATCGGCCAGGGCGACTTCCAGGCGGACAGCGGACGCCGGGTCACCGCCCGCTTCCTCGATCTGCCGCACCCCCCGGACGCGGTCTTCGCCGCGGACAACCTGATGGCGCTCGGCGCGATGGACGAGATCCGTGCCCGCGGGCTGCGGGTGCCCGACGACATCGCGCTCGCCGCGTTCGACGACATCCCGTGGTTCGTCCACACCGATCCGCCGATCACCGCCATCGCCCAGCCGACCGGGGATCTCGGCCGCGCGGCCGTCCGCGCGCTGGTCGACCTCGTCGAGGGCCGCCCCGCGGAGTCGGTGACCCTCTCCGCCCGCCTGGTCACCCGCCGCTCGTGCGGCGAGCCCGAAGGGAGCACGCCATGA